The following are from one region of the Streptomyces fradiae genome:
- a CDS encoding ABC transporter ATP-binding protein, with protein MVAPPDNDVLWARSLRCALGGSDVLTGVSVGAREGEILAVTGPRGSGKTTLLRCLSGQTLAQEGEVWFNSAPVHTMTRAQRERLRRERFGWIDPEPGLVPELTGWENVALPLLLRGVSHRAARTAAVEWLERLDTGAAAKRRPHALTQSQRQRIAIARALVTTPSVLFADEPTATLHRADGAQVLRTLTAAARSHGITVLLASGDPEVAALADRTVALLDGRRVGAVPPATGAEGVTACSLSV; from the coding sequence ATGGTGGCCCCACCGGACAACGACGTGCTCTGGGCGCGTTCCCTGCGCTGCGCCCTGGGCGGCTCCGACGTGCTGACCGGAGTCTCCGTCGGCGCGCGCGAAGGCGAGATCCTCGCCGTCACCGGACCCCGCGGCAGCGGCAAGACCACGCTGCTGCGCTGTCTGTCCGGCCAGACCCTGGCCCAGGAGGGCGAGGTCTGGTTCAACAGCGCGCCCGTGCACACCATGACCCGCGCGCAGCGCGAGCGGCTGCGGCGCGAGCGCTTCGGCTGGATCGACCCCGAGCCCGGGCTCGTCCCCGAACTCACCGGCTGGGAGAACGTGGCCCTGCCGCTGCTGCTGCGCGGCGTGTCCCACCGGGCCGCCCGCACCGCCGCCGTCGAGTGGCTGGAGCGCCTCGACACCGGGGCCGCCGCCAAGCGGCGCCCGCACGCCCTCACCCAGTCGCAGCGCCAGCGGATCGCGATCGCCCGCGCCCTGGTCACCACCCCCTCGGTGCTGTTCGCCGACGAGCCGACCGCGACCCTGCACCGCGCCGACGGCGCGCAGGTCCTGCGTACCCTGACCGCCGCGGCCCGTTCGCACGGCATCACGGTGCTGCTCGCCAGCGGCGACCCCGAGGTCGCCGCGCTCGCCGACCGCACGGTCGCGCTCCTCGACGGGCGCCGCGTCGGCGCCGTACCGCCGGCCACCGGGGCGGAGGGCGTCACCGCGTGCTCGCTCTCCGTCTAG
- a CDS encoding aspartate aminotransferase family protein, which translates to MGNPIAVSKDLSKTAYDHLWMHFTRMSSYENSPVPTIVRGEGTYIYDDKGRKYLDGLAGLFVVQAGHGRTELAETAAKQAQELAFFPVWSYAHPKAVELAERLANEAPGDLNKVFFTTGGGEAVETAWKLAKQYFKLVGKPTKYKVISRAVAYHGTPQGALSITGLPGLKAPFEPLVPGAHKVPNTNIYRAPLHGDDPEAFGRWAADQIEQQILFEGPETVAAVFLEPVQNAGGCFPPPPGYFQRVREICDQYDVLLVSDEVICAFGRLGTTFACDKFGYVPDMITCAKGMTSGYSPIGACIVSDRLAEPFYKGDNTFLHGYTFGGHPVSAAVGLANLDIFEKEKLNQHVLDNEGNFLSTLQKLHDLPIVGDVRGNGFFYGIELVKDKVTKESFNDEETERVLYGFLSKALFDNGLYCRADDRGDPVIQLAPPLISDQSTFDEIEQILRATLTEAWTRL; encoded by the coding sequence GTGGGGAACCCGATAGCCGTGAGCAAGGACCTCTCGAAGACCGCCTACGACCACCTGTGGATGCACTTCACCCGCATGTCGTCGTACGAGAACAGCCCCGTCCCCACCATCGTCCGCGGTGAGGGCACCTACATCTACGACGACAAGGGCAGGAAGTACCTCGACGGCCTCGCCGGCCTGTTCGTGGTCCAGGCCGGTCACGGCCGCACCGAGCTCGCCGAGACGGCCGCCAAGCAGGCCCAGGAGCTCGCCTTCTTCCCGGTGTGGTCCTACGCCCACCCCAAGGCCGTCGAGCTCGCCGAGCGTCTCGCCAACGAGGCCCCCGGCGACCTGAACAAGGTGTTCTTCACCACCGGCGGCGGCGAGGCCGTCGAGACCGCCTGGAAGCTCGCCAAGCAGTACTTCAAGCTGGTCGGCAAGCCCACCAAGTACAAGGTCATCTCGCGTGCGGTCGCCTACCACGGCACCCCGCAGGGCGCCCTCTCCATCACCGGTCTGCCCGGTCTGAAGGCCCCCTTCGAGCCGCTGGTGCCCGGCGCCCACAAGGTCCCGAACACCAACATCTACCGCGCCCCGCTGCACGGCGACGACCCGGAGGCCTTCGGCCGCTGGGCCGCCGACCAGATCGAGCAGCAGATCCTCTTCGAGGGCCCCGAGACCGTCGCGGCCGTCTTCCTGGAGCCGGTACAGAACGCCGGCGGCTGCTTCCCGCCGCCGCCCGGCTACTTCCAGCGGGTCCGCGAGATCTGCGACCAGTACGACGTGCTGCTCGTCTCCGACGAGGTCATCTGCGCCTTCGGCCGCCTCGGCACCACCTTCGCCTGCGACAAGTTCGGCTACGTGCCGGACATGATCACCTGCGCGAAGGGCATGACCTCGGGCTACTCCCCGATCGGCGCCTGCATCGTCTCCGACCGCCTGGCCGAGCCGTTCTACAAGGGTGACAACACCTTCCTGCACGGCTACACCTTCGGCGGCCACCCGGTGTCCGCCGCCGTCGGCCTCGCCAACCTCGACATCTTCGAGAAGGAGAAGCTGAACCAGCACGTCCTCGACAACGAGGGCAACTTCCTCTCCACGCTGCAGAAGCTGCACGACCTGCCGATCGTCGGCGACGTCCGCGGCAACGGCTTCTTCTACGGCATCGAGCTGGTCAAGGACAAGGTCACCAAGGAGTCCTTCAACGACGAGGAGACCGAGCGCGTCCTGTACGGCTTCCTCTCCAAGGCGCTCTTCGACAACGGCCTCTACTGCCGTGCCGACGACCGCGGCGACCCGGTCATCCAGCTGGCTCCGCCGCTGATCTCGGACCAGTCCACGTTCGACGAGATCGAGCAGATCCTCCGCGCCACCCTCACCGAGGCGTGGACCAGGCTCTGA
- a CDS encoding Lrp/AsnC family transcriptional regulator, with protein MHSEVVASRSTDSRTGTGSSPTIDAVSLAIIEQLQQDGRRPYAAIGKAVGLSEAAVRQRVQKLLDQGVMQIVAVTDPLTVGFRRQAMVGINVEGDLDPVADALTAMAECEYVVMTAGSFDLMVEIVCEDDDHLLDVINKRIRTLPGVRSTESFVYLKLKKQTYMWGTR; from the coding sequence GTGCACAGTGAAGTCGTGGCCAGTCGAAGCACAGACTCCAGAACCGGAACCGGTTCGTCCCCGACGATCGATGCCGTCTCCCTGGCGATCATCGAACAGCTCCAGCAGGACGGACGCCGTCCCTACGCCGCCATCGGCAAGGCCGTCGGCCTGTCCGAGGCCGCCGTACGGCAGCGCGTCCAGAAGCTGCTCGACCAGGGCGTCATGCAGATCGTCGCCGTCACCGACCCGCTCACCGTGGGATTCCGGCGCCAGGCGATGGTCGGCATCAACGTCGAGGGTGACCTGGATCCGGTCGCGGACGCGCTGACGGCCATGGCCGAATGCGAGTACGTGGTGATGACCGCGGGCTCCTTCGACCTCATGGTGGAGATCGTCTGCGAGGACGACGACCACCTCCTGGATGTGATCAACAAGCGCATCCGCACCCTCCCCGGGGTGCGCTCCACCGAGAGCTTCGTCTACCTGAAGCTCAAGAAGCAGACCTATATGTGGGGAACCCGATAG
- a CDS encoding gamma-aminobutyraldehyde dehydrogenase, with translation MTTELRRLRNYINGEFRDAADGRTIDVINPATGEVYATSPLSGQADVDAAMEAAAAAFPAWRDTTPAERQKVLLKIADAFEERAEDLIAAEVENTGKPVALTASEEIPPMVDQIRFFAGAARMLEGRSAGEYMEGMTSIVRREPVGVCAQVAPWNYPMMMAVWKFAPALAAGNTVVLKPSDTTPASTVLMAEIIGQIVPKGVFNVVCGDRETGRAMVEHPTPAMASITGSVRAGMQVAESAAKDVKRVHLELGGKAPVVVFEDTDIDKAVEDISVAGFFNAGQDCTAATRVLVHESIHDEFVAALAKAAAETKTGQPDDEDVLYGPLNNANQLKQVSGFIDRLPAHAKVEAGGHRVGDKGYFYAPTVVSGLKQDDEIIQNEVFGPVITVQSFTDEAQALDYANGVEYALASSVWTKDHSRAMRMSKALDFGCVWINTHIPLVAEMPHGGFKKSGYGKDLSGYGFEDYTRIKHVMTSLG, from the coding sequence GTGACCACCGAGCTGCGCCGGCTGCGCAACTACATCAACGGGGAGTTCCGGGACGCGGCCGACGGCCGCACGATCGACGTGATCAACCCGGCCACCGGTGAGGTGTACGCCACCTCCCCGCTGTCGGGCCAGGCAGACGTCGACGCCGCCATGGAGGCTGCCGCGGCCGCCTTCCCCGCCTGGCGCGACACCACGCCCGCCGAGCGCCAGAAGGTCCTCCTGAAGATCGCGGACGCCTTCGAGGAGCGCGCCGAGGACCTGATCGCCGCCGAGGTCGAGAACACCGGCAAGCCGGTCGCCCTCACCGCGAGCGAGGAGATCCCGCCGATGGTGGACCAGATCCGCTTCTTCGCGGGTGCCGCCCGGATGCTCGAGGGCCGCTCGGCCGGCGAGTACATGGAGGGCATGACCTCGATCGTCCGCCGCGAGCCGGTGGGCGTCTGCGCCCAGGTCGCGCCGTGGAACTACCCGATGATGATGGCCGTGTGGAAGTTCGCCCCGGCGCTCGCCGCGGGCAACACCGTCGTCCTCAAGCCCTCGGACACCACCCCGGCGTCGACCGTCCTGATGGCCGAGATCATCGGGCAGATCGTCCCCAAGGGCGTCTTCAACGTCGTCTGCGGCGACCGCGAGACCGGCCGCGCCATGGTCGAGCACCCGACCCCGGCGATGGCCTCCATCACCGGCTCGGTCCGGGCCGGCATGCAGGTCGCCGAGTCCGCCGCCAAGGACGTCAAGCGCGTCCACCTGGAGCTCGGCGGCAAGGCCCCGGTCGTGGTCTTCGAGGACACCGACATCGACAAGGCCGTCGAGGACATCTCCGTCGCCGGCTTCTTCAACGCCGGCCAGGACTGCACCGCCGCCACCCGCGTGCTCGTGCACGAGTCCATCCACGACGAGTTCGTCGCCGCCCTCGCCAAGGCCGCCGCCGAGACGAAGACCGGTCAGCCGGACGACGAGGACGTGCTCTACGGCCCGCTCAACAACGCCAACCAGCTGAAGCAGGTCTCCGGCTTCATCGACCGCCTCCCGGCGCACGCCAAGGTCGAGGCCGGCGGCCACCGGGTCGGCGACAAGGGCTACTTCTACGCCCCGACCGTCGTCTCCGGCCTCAAGCAGGACGACGAGATCATCCAGAACGAGGTCTTCGGCCCCGTCATCACCGTCCAGTCCTTCACCGACGAGGCCCAGGCCCTCGACTACGCCAACGGCGTCGAGTACGCCCTGGCGTCCTCGGTCTGGACGAAGGACCACTCCCGCGCCATGCGCATGTCCAAGGCGCTCGACTTCGGCTGCGTGTGGATCAACACCCACATCCCGCTGGTCGCCGAGATGCCCCACGGCGGCTTCAAGAAGTCCGGCTACGGCAAGGACCTCTCGGGCTACGGCTTCGAGGACTACACGCGCATCAAGCACGTGATGACCTCCCTCGGCTGA
- a CDS encoding HXXEE domain-containing protein: MTDTGIDSAINSAVTYGLFAAWALHDTEEVVYGPGWMRENLPGLKERFPGVPDAVWQALGSVDDREFRAAVGVMAAIVGAAAVAGHRTGGRSAFYQGALNGFGLHGLVHLAQAAAVRGVTPGSVTSPLLVIPFTLWARGRLRRAGVLRPTRGRDVLAGLALAGGATAVSHAVARRLTRRPRF, from the coding sequence ATGACCGATACGGGGATCGACTCAGCGATCAACTCAGCCGTCACCTATGGACTGTTCGCCGCCTGGGCGCTGCACGACACCGAGGAGGTGGTGTACGGGCCGGGCTGGATGCGCGAGAACCTGCCGGGCCTCAAGGAACGCTTTCCGGGTGTGCCCGACGCGGTGTGGCAGGCCCTCGGGTCGGTCGACGACCGGGAATTCCGGGCCGCCGTCGGGGTGATGGCCGCGATCGTCGGTGCGGCCGCCGTCGCCGGCCACCGCACCGGCGGCCGGTCCGCCTTCTACCAGGGCGCGTTGAACGGCTTCGGACTGCACGGCCTGGTGCACCTCGCGCAGGCCGCCGCCGTCCGCGGGGTGACCCCCGGCTCGGTCACCTCGCCGCTGCTGGTCATCCCCTTCACCCTCTGGGCGCGCGGGCGGCTGCGCCGCGCCGGGGTGCTGCGGCCCACCCGGGGCCGGGACGTGCTCGCCGGACTCGCGCTCGCGGGCGGGGCGACCGCCGTCTCGCACGCGGTGGCCCGCCGGCTCACCCGGCGACCCCGTTTTTGA
- a CDS encoding serine hydrolase domain-containing protein, translated as MRKSTRALLAAALVLGVTAGPMSLAPAFAAPARPVAQAPTAPDLSAVIGGLPSKDTTAALVRVGGTEGAWQGSAGVHDLTTGRPADPGGRFRAGSVTKVFTAAVVLQLAGEGRIDLGRPARSYLPELIPAAYGGVTVRQLLNHTHGIPAAHLPGETVEEWYARRFVEHDPRDLVRDATARPREFAPGEKQHYLNIGYTIAGLIVERVTGDSYEHQVAARVLRPLGLKDTYFPGGSPRIEGRHNHGYQWMRLDDGTTGLRDVTVWGATDGWAAGDLISTTADLEQFTRALFGGRVVRGPLLEEMFTLPKVADFGSGAPAAYSVGLSMKKLGGREVWGKTGGRWGYNAAIASTRHGERTLVYSVNSTDAKGQEMNKVAMGVMLATFGAPSE; from the coding sequence ATGCGGAAGTCCACCCGCGCCCTGCTCGCCGCCGCCCTGGTCCTGGGCGTCACCGCCGGCCCGATGTCACTCGCCCCGGCCTTCGCCGCCCCGGCCCGGCCGGTGGCCCAAGCCCCGACGGCGCCCGACCTGTCGGCGGTGATCGGCGGCCTTCCGTCGAAGGACACGACGGCGGCCCTGGTCCGGGTCGGCGGCACCGAGGGCGCCTGGCAAGGCAGTGCGGGCGTGCACGACCTCACGACCGGCCGCCCGGCGGACCCGGGCGGCCGCTTCCGGGCCGGTTCGGTGACCAAGGTGTTCACGGCGGCGGTCGTCCTGCAGCTGGCGGGCGAGGGCCGGATCGACCTGGGCCGCCCGGCCCGCTCGTACCTCCCGGAGCTGATCCCGGCGGCGTACGGAGGCGTCACCGTACGCCAGTTGCTCAACCACACCCACGGCATCCCGGCGGCGCACCTGCCGGGTGAGACGGTCGAGGAGTGGTACGCGCGCCGCTTCGTCGAGCACGACCCGCGCGACCTGGTGCGCGACGCGACCGCGCGGCCGCGGGAGTTCGCCCCCGGCGAGAAGCAGCACTATCTCAACATCGGCTACACGATCGCCGGTCTGATCGTCGAGCGCGTCACGGGCGACTCGTACGAGCACCAGGTGGCGGCGCGGGTGCTGCGGCCGCTCGGCCTGAAGGACACGTACTTCCCGGGCGGCAGCCCGCGGATCGAGGGCCGGCACAACCACGGGTACCAGTGGATGCGGCTCGACGACGGGACGACCGGGCTGCGCGACGTCACCGTGTGGGGCGCCACGGACGGCTGGGCGGCGGGCGATCTGATCTCGACCACCGCGGACCTGGAACAGTTCACGCGGGCCCTGTTCGGCGGCCGGGTGGTGCGCGGACCGCTCCTGGAGGAGATGTTCACGCTGCCGAAGGTGGCGGACTTCGGGTCGGGCGCCCCGGCCGCGTACAGCGTCGGTCTGTCGATGAAGAAGCTGGGCGGGCGCGAGGTGTGGGGCAAGACCGGTGGCCGCTGGGGCTACAACGCTGCCATCGCCTCCACCCGCCACGGCGAGCGGACCCTGGTCTACAGCGTCAACTCGACGGACGCCAAGGGCCAGGAGATGAACAAGGTGGCGATGGGGGTCATGCTGGCGACGTTCGGGGCGCCGTCGGAGTGA
- a CDS encoding response regulator has translation MTIRVVVADDQELVRSGFAMILDAQPDIEVVAEAGDGTAAVEAVRRLAPDVALLDIRMPRTDGIEACRTISAESRCRTVMLTTFDTDAYVYEALHAGASGFLLKDVRRDDLVHAVRVVAAGDSLLAPSVARRLVEQYTAGGPRPGGPARTADPRLDVLTGRERETLLLLARGLSNAEIAAELVVSDHTVKTHVGNVLAKLGLRDRIQAVICAYETGLVAAGSPPPGGGGGAGASPGRARK, from the coding sequence ATGACGATCCGGGTGGTGGTGGCGGACGACCAGGAACTGGTCCGCAGCGGCTTCGCGATGATCCTGGACGCGCAGCCGGACATCGAGGTGGTGGCGGAGGCCGGGGACGGCACGGCGGCCGTCGAGGCGGTGCGGCGGCTGGCGCCGGACGTGGCGCTGCTCGACATCCGGATGCCCCGGACCGACGGCATCGAGGCCTGCCGGACGATCAGCGCGGAGTCCCGCTGCCGGACGGTGATGCTGACGACCTTCGACACCGACGCGTATGTGTACGAGGCGCTGCACGCGGGCGCGAGCGGCTTCCTTCTGAAGGACGTGCGCCGCGACGACCTGGTGCACGCGGTACGGGTGGTGGCGGCGGGCGACTCGCTGCTCGCGCCGTCCGTGGCGCGGCGCCTGGTGGAGCAGTACACGGCGGGCGGGCCGCGCCCCGGCGGCCCGGCCCGGACCGCCGATCCCCGGCTCGACGTCCTCACCGGGCGGGAGCGCGAGACGCTGCTGCTGCTCGCCAGGGGCCTGTCGAACGCGGAGATCGCGGCGGAGCTGGTGGTCAGCGACCACACGGTGAAGACGCACGTCGGCAACGTGCTCGCCAAGCTGGGGCTGCGGGATCGCATCCAGGCGGTGATCTGCGCGTACGAGACGGGCCTGGTCGCGGCGGGCTCTCCCCCGCCGGGGGGAGGTGGCGGCGCGGGCGCCTCCCCCGGGCGGGCGAGGAAGTAG